The window CTCACCCGGGGGTTATCGACATTTACGAGTACGACATACCCTTCGCCAAGCGCTACCTCATAGACAAGGGCCTCGTCCCCATGGAGGGCGATGAAGAACTGAAGATGCTCGCCTTTGACATCGAGACGCTCTACCACGAGGGCGAGGAGTTCGGAACCGGGCCCATACTCATGATAAGCTACGCGGATGAGAACGAGGCGAGGGTTATAACCTGGAAAAAGATAGACCTGCCCTACGTTGACGTCGTCTCAACCGAGAAGGAGATGATAAAGCGCTTTTTGAGGGTTGTTAAGGAGAAGGATCCTGATGTTCTCATTACCTACAACGGCGACAACTTTGACTTTGCTTACCTCAAAAAACGTTGCGAAAAGCTTGGGATAAGCTTTACCCTCGGGCGGGACGGAAGCGAGCCGAAGATACACCGCATGGGCGACCGCTTCGCCGTGGAGGTTAAGGGGAGGATTCATTTTGATCTCTATCCGGTCATAAGGCGTACCATCAACCTGCCGACCTACACCCTTGAGGTTGTTTATGAGGCGGTCTTTGGCAAACCCAAGGAGAAGGTATACGCGGAGGAGATAACCCTTGCCTGGGAGAGCGGCGAGGGGCTTGAGCGCGTTGCGCGCTACTCTATGGAAGATGCAAAGGCAACCTATGAGCTCGGAAGAGAGTTCTTCCCGATGGAGGCCCAGCTTTCGAGGCTGATAGGCCAGAGCCTCTGGGACGTGTCGCGTTCCAGCACCGGCAACCTCGTGGAGTGGTTTCTCCTGCGGAAGGCCTACGAGAGGAACGAACTTGCCCCCAACAAGCCAGACGAGGGGGAGTTAGCGAGGAGAAGGAACAGTTACGCCGGCGGCTACGTTAAGGAACCAGAACGGGGATTATGGGACAATATTGTGTATTTAGATTTTCGCTCTCTTTACCCCTCGATCATAATCACCCACAACGTCTCGCCGGATACTCTCAACAGAGAGGGCTGCAAGGAATATGACGTCGCCCCTCAGGTCGGTCACAAGTTCTGCAAGGACTTCCCCGGCTTCATTCCGAGCCTTCTCGGGAACCTGCTCGAAGAGAGGCAGAAGATAAAGAGGAAGATGAAGGCTACAATAGATCCCCTGGAGAAGAAGCTCCTCGACTACAGGCAGCGGGCAATAAAAATCTTAGCGAATAGCATTCTACCCGATGAATGGGTTCCTTTGCTCATTGATGGAAGGCTCAAACTGACGAGAATCGGCGATTTTGTTGATAATGCGATGGATGAGGGGAACCCCCTAAAGAGCAATGAAACCGAGGTTCTCGAAGTTTTGGGGATAAATGCCATTTCCTTCAACAGAAAGACAAAGATATCCGAGGTAAGGCCCGTCAGAGCCCTTATACGGCACCGCTATCGCGGAAAAGTGTACAGCATAAAACTCTCCTCCGGCAGGAAAATCAAGGTCACGGAGGGGCACAGTCTTTTCACAGTCAAAAATGGGGAACTTGTGGAAGTTACCGGCGGGAAAGTAAAACCTGGGGACTTCATAGCAGTTCCAAGGAGGATTAACCTCCCGGAAAGGCATGAGAGGATAAACCTTGCCGATGTTCTCCTCAACCTTCCTGAGGAGGAAACCGCCGACGTCGTCTTAACTATACCCACCAAGGGGCGCAAGAACTTCTTTAGGGGCATGCTGAGAACCCTCCGCTGGATTTTTGAGGGAGAGAAAAGACCCAGAACGGCCCGAAGATACCTCGAACACCTCCAAAAGCTGGGCTATGTCAGACTCAAAAAAATCGGCTACGAAGTTCTTGATGAGAAAGCTTTAAGGAAATACAGGGCGCTCTACGAGGTTCTTGCTGAAAAGGTTAGGTACAACGGCAACAAGAGGGAATACCTGGTTGCCTTTAACGACCTCAGGGATAAGATAGAGTTTATGCCGGAGGAAGAGCTTAGGGAGTGGAAGATTGGAACCCTCAACGGCTTTAGGATGGAGCCTTTCATTGAAGTCAACGAAGACCTTGCAAAGCTTCTCGGTTATTACGTCAGCGAGGGTTATGCAGGAAAGCAGAGGAACCAGAAGAACGGGTGGAGCTATTCGGTCAAGCTTTACAACAATGACCAGAAGGTTCTCGATGACATGGAAAGGCTTGCATCGAAATTCTTCGGAAAGGTGAGACGCGGAAAGAACTACGTGGAGATGCCCAAGAAAATGGCCTACGTGCTCTTCAAGAGCCTATGTGGTACGCTGGCGGAGAACAAACGAGTTCCTGAGGTTATATTCACATCCCCCGAAAACGTGCGCTGGGCCTTTTTAGAGGGGTACTTCATAGGGGACGGCGACCTCCATCCGAGCAAGAGGGTTAGGCTTTCCACAAAAAGCGAGACCTTAGTCAACGGTTTGATAATCCTC of the Thermococcus onnurineus NA1 genome contains:
- a CDS encoding DNA polymerase domain-containing protein, with protein sequence MILDVDYITEDGKPVIRIFKKEKGEFKIEYDRDFEPYIYALLKDDSAIEEVKKITAERHGKVVKVKRAEKVNKKFLGRPVEVWKLYFEHPQDVPAIRDKIRAHPGVIDIYEYDIPFAKRYLIDKGLVPMEGDEELKMLAFDIETLYHEGEEFGTGPILMISYADENEARVITWKKIDLPYVDVVSTEKEMIKRFLRVVKEKDPDVLITYNGDNFDFAYLKKRCEKLGISFTLGRDGSEPKIHRMGDRFAVEVKGRIHFDLYPVIRRTINLPTYTLEVVYEAVFGKPKEKVYAEEITLAWESGEGLERVARYSMEDAKATYELGREFFPMEAQLSRLIGQSLWDVSRSSTGNLVEWFLLRKAYERNELAPNKPDEGELARRRNSYAGGYVKEPERGLWDNIVYLDFRSLYPSIIITHNVSPDTLNREGCKEYDVAPQVGHKFCKDFPGFIPSLLGNLLEERQKIKRKMKATIDPLEKKLLDYRQRAIKILANSILPDEWVPLLIDGRLKLTRIGDFVDNAMDEGNPLKSNETEVLEVLGINAISFNRKTKISEVRPVRALIRHRYRGKVYSIKLSSGRKIKVTEGHSLFTVKNGELVEVTGGKVKPGDFIAVPRRINLPERHERINLADVLLNLPEEETADVVLTIPTKGRKNFFRGMLRTLRWIFEGEKRPRTARRYLEHLQKLGYVRLKKIGYEVLDEKALRKYRALYEVLAEKVRYNGNKREYLVAFNDLRDKIEFMPEEELREWKIGTLNGFRMEPFIEVNEDLAKLLGYYVSEGYAGKQRNQKNGWSYSVKLYNNDQKVLDDMERLASKFFGKVRRGKNYVEMPKKMAYVLFKSLCGTLAENKRVPEVIFTSPENVRWAFLEGYFIGDGDLHPSKRVRLSTKSETLVNGLIILLNSLGISAVKIRFESGVYRVLVNEELSFLGNSKKKNAYYSHVIPKEILEDVFEKRFQKNVSPKKLREKIKRGELNQEKAKRISWLLEGDIVLDRVEEVEVEDYNGYVYDLSVEENENFLAGFGMIYAHNSYYGYYGYPRARWYCKECAESVTAWGREYIEMTIREIEEKYGFKVLYADTDGFYATIPGADAETVKKKAKEFLKYINAKLPGLLELEYEGFYKRGFFVTKKKYAVIDEEGKIVTRGLEIVRRDWSDIAKETQARVLEALLKDGNVEKAVKIVKEITEKLSKYEIPPEKLVIHEQITRELKDYKATGPHVAIAKRLAARGIKVRPGTIISYIVLKGSGRIGDRAIPFDEFDPTKHKYDADYYIENQVLPAVMRILEAFGYKKEDLRYQKTRQVGLGAWLKPKK